The window AGTAAATGATGGAGCGAGCCTCGCGCCGGGCGGTGATCATACCGGCATGTTCCAGATCTTTGAGATGGAACGAGACGTTGGAGGGGGAAACCTCTGCGGCGTCCGCGATCGCGCCGGCGGCCATGCCGTCCGGCCCCGCGCGCACCAGCATGCGTATGATGCGCAGCCGGGTCTCCTGGGAGAGAGCTGCGAACGCGATCTTGGCTTGACGTTCATCCATTCCTTGCATCCATTCCTTGATAGTAATATATTTCTATAATTATTAAAATAAGGATAACCGAGATGCCTCCCGCTGCCAACCCCGTTTCTTCATGTTGTTCCGCTCCAGACCTCCCGTCCGACATCTCCGCGGAAATTTCCACCGCGGTGCTGCTCGGCACGCTGGCCGGTCATGCCGGCAAGGCGCTGGTGTTTTACTATGACGGCCGCGACGTGAAGCCGAGCTATCACGTCACTGAAGTGAAGAGCGGGCGGTTTCATGCGCTGGACTGCGGCGCCAATCCCGAGAACTGGGACGAGACCTTCATCCAGCTCTGGGACATTGTCGAGGAGAGCCACGGCCATATGCCAGTCGCGAAATTCCTCGCCATCATGCGCAAGGTGAGCAACGTGATGCCGTTCCATCCGGACGCGAAGCTCACCTTCGAGGTGAGCGACGGCGTCGCGCCGATGCAGCTCTACAAGGCAGATGACATCGCGATGGACACAACCACCGTGCGGGTCCGTCTTAATCCGCGACCATCGAGCTGCAAGCCGCGCGACCGCTGGCTGGAACAGCAGCCGTCGTCCTGCTGCGTGCCGAGGGCCGGATAAGTGACAGTGCAGCGGTCCGCGCGTCGTTTCCGACCGCCGCGCGGATGTCCGTTCCGGTTTTCGGGCCAAAAGTTGTTTCGCTTGTTCTGAAACCCGAAGGCTGCTGCTTCATACGCTTGCGGGTGTTGCTGCTTGCGCCGCTGTGCTCGGGCTTGGGAGCCGGCACTCGTGGCCAGCGACCTCGTCGGCGTCTCTCCTGGGTTCGGTTCCTGATGTCATTTCCAGCGATTGCGTGGTGCGCAACCGCAGGTAGTCAACATGGCTGCAGCAGGCTCCTTCCTTGTCGCGCGGTTTGAACTGAACCGTGTCCTGGCGCGACCAAGGAAAGTAAAGCTCCGCCTGTCGTTTGACGGGCCGGTTTGTTCCATGGGCTGTTCCGATCACGCCTGGGCTGTTTTCAAGCCGGCGTCGCCGCGCCATCGAGGAAGACGACGATGTCGAACTTCCATAATTTCGAGACCAAGGAGCCGCTGAAGGTGCTGTACATCGGCTCCAGCGGCAACGGCAATGTCGTGCTGCGGCATGCCATGGGCCTGAGCAGCTTCCGCGCCCCGCGGGTGATCGTCGCCAACGGGGCCGGCACTGTGAAGCCGGTCGCGATGGCGGGCAAGGACGAGTCGCGCTGGAGCTTCAGCGGGCTGCGGCCCGGATCAAGCATCGTGGCGATCGATGGCAACGACAAGGTCCTGGTGCAGATTCCGGTGAAGATGTTCACGGAGGCGCTGTCGTGGAAGCCGGTCAACGAACGGCTGAACGGCCGCGGCATGAGGATCGCGCTGGATGACCATATCGACTATGTCTGCTACGCCTCGGACATCGCGGGCGAGGGCATCTTCTTCCGCCCCAAGAGCTCCGGCGAATTCACCGCGGCCATCACCGATACACGGATGTTCCACCACGACGACCGCGGCGATCCCTTTGGCCGGATGGCGGCCTCCGCCACCATCGGCGAGGGGTATCGCGAGGTCAGTACGCCGAGCCTGCATGTCGCTATTCATGAAACGATCGCGAGTGTGCACATCGACAGCTTCGCCTTCATGCTGCAGTCGCCCGAAGGGGAATATGTCATCGGTCCGGATGTCGGCCAGCATATCTTCGACGAATTGCTGTTTCGCATGCCGATGGCCTGGCTGCGGCGCAAGAACCTGCCCTTCATCGCCTCGGTGCTGCAGGTGATCCATCCGGTGCTGCCCAATTCGACCAACCGCTACAACAGCATCATCGGCGCCCGCGTCGCGCTCGGCGGCACGCCGCGCCGCGACCTGAAAGCGGGCATGCCGCGGCTGAATTTCGAGAGCACCTATGACTGGGGGCCCTCGAGCACGGCGAAGCGCTGGAACCACGAGATGACGCTGAATATCTATGGCGGCGGCAACACCGACCGCGGCCCGGACTGGGTCGTCGGCATCAAGGGGCAGGTGCTGTGCGGCGACGTCAAATGCAACGACCGCGAGGAATCGGTCGGGCTGTTCCTGAAGGTCGGGCAGTAGTTTGGAATTTATGGGATGGTTCGTCTGACCGCGTCATAGTCGACCTAACCCCTCATCCTGAGGAGCAGGCGAAGCCTGCGTCTCGAAGGACGAGGCCCTTAACTGCGGCATCTGTGGCCTCGTCCTTCGAGACGGCGCTTCGCGCCTCCTCAGGATGAGGGGATAAGTTCGTGTATGACGCAGTCAAACTATGCGCCCTACGCGTCGTGAGTGCTGAGCACGCCTCACACGCCGTCGAGAATGATCACGGTCGGTGCGCCGGGCAGCGCCCCGCGTGACATGGTCAGGCTGCGCGATGTCCGGACGTCGACCGCGAAATCCTGGCCGATCCGCCGCATGAATTCGTCGAGCGGCGTCATGAAGCGATGCATCGGCAGCACCACGGAGGCGCGCAGCCGCTTGGTGATCTCGGAAATGCCGTCGAGCGACATGGTGTAGGTGCCGTCGATCGGCACCATCACGATGTCGAGCCGGCCGATGGCGGCGAAATGGCTCTCATCCAGCTTGTGATGCAGATGCCCGAGATGGCCGATGCACAGTCCGGCCACCTCGAACACAAAGATCGAGTTGCCGTCCCGGATCATCGCAGCACCCGCGTCGTCGCTGTAGTAGCGGCGGATGTCGGTGGTGACGTTGCGGATCAGCACGTCGCCGACCCGGGTGTCGATGTGCGCCGGCGTGCCGTCGTCGTTCCAGCCACGCAGCACGGTGGCGATGCGCGGGTCGGGCGAGCGGGTGTAGTGGGTGCTGTGGGCGCGGTTCATGGTGACGACGTCGGGCAGCCGTCCCGTCACATAGTGGCCGCTGAAATCGGTGGCGATCCGCACCCCGCCGGGAGTGTCGATTACATAGGTGGAGTGGCCGCCATAAGTGATCGTCACCTCTTCGGTAACGGCTGCCGTGCGCCGCAGGCTGACCGGCAACACGCGCGGCATCGTATTCGCCATGGCCAGACATTCGCTGGCGCGCGGCGCGACCTGCGCGGTGCTTTGCGCCATTGTCTGTGCGTTGGCCGGCAGCATCAGTGCCAACACAAAAGCAAGGGACAAAACCACACAGCGACTGGCGACAAAGCGAAACACGGCGGTTTCCTTCGATCGGGGATGACGCATCCTATCGCCGGATCAGGCGGCTGTCATGGTGGGGGTGCGTGGTGCCTCCGGCACGATCTCGTCGGTCCACACCTTGAATCTGACCAGCTTGTTCGGCCCGAACGTTTGCGTGATCGGCACGTCGGCCGCGTCGCGGCCCTGGGCGATCAGGATGCGGCCGATCCGCGGAATGTTGTTGCGCGGATCGAAGGTGTACCAGCGCCCGCCGATGTAGGCTTCGAACCAGCCGGCGAAATCGCCCGGGGCATAGGGCGGGGGCGTGCCCATGTCGCCGAGATAGCCGGTGCAGTAGCGGGCCGGAATGTTCATGCAGCGGCAGAAGGCGATGGCCAGATGCGCGTAGTCGCGACACACGCCCTTGCCCTCGTTGAAGGCTTCCCACGCCGTCTTGGTGGCGCGGGCGTGCTGATAGCCGAATGCAATATGCTTGTGAACGAAATCGCAGATTGCCTGGACGCGCTTCCAGCCCGGCGGCGTCTTTTCGAACAGCTTCCAGGCGATGTCGGAGAGACGGTCGGTCTCGCAATAGCGGCTGCCGAGCAGATACACGATGGTCTCCGCCGGCAGGTCCTCGACCGCGTGCTGGGTTGCTCCGGCCACCACGATGTCGGGCTGGCCGCTGTCACGAACGATGCCGTCGGCGGTCAGTCTCATTTTGCCGGCTGGCGCCATGATGCGGCTGCACCAGTTGCCGAAGCCGTCGCGGTATTGGAGGATCTGCACCGCGGGTTCGGTGGTCAGATAGTCGGGCACGATCACATCTGACGCCCGGCTGAAATGGGTGCCCAGCACCATGATCACCGGGGTGGGCTGCGGGAAGTCGTAGATCATCTCGTAGCCGACCCGGATCTTCATCAAGCGTGCTCCTGTTGCGGTCAGCTCCGCGCGTGTGCTGCTGTTGTGTCGATGCCGACGCGACATGCGCAAGCGCCGCTCCGCGAACGGTGCCCCCGAACAGCTTGCGCCTTTCCCGGGATAAAGTCTGCTCAGAACGCGAGGTTCCGACGGCAGCGGCAGCCTCATTCATGGGCAACCATGCTGCTTGATGGGCAACCATGCGGCCGCCTTCGCGTTGTCGCCGGTGGCCCGTGCGGTGGCGTGCAATCGTCGCCGCGGATCGTTGGTCGATCAGGGCAAAGTGTCGCATTGGGAGTTCGGCAAATCATGACGGAACTGAAAGCTTACGTCCCCCACAACGCTCTGGTCCTCGTTGGCGATGGCCAGAAGGCGCTTTTCCTGCGCAACAAAGGCAACGCCCATCAGGTCCAACTCGCCGTCGAGCGAATTCTCGAACAGGACAATCCGGCCACGCGCGAGCAGGGGACCGATCGTCCCGGGCGATCCAATGCAAGTGTCGGCGCCGCCCGCAGCGCCATGGAGGAAGTCGACTGGCACTACATCGCCAAGGAACGGTTCGCTACCGAGATCGCGGCCGCGCTTTATCGCCGGGCTCACGCCAATGGATTCGATACGCTCGTGATCATCGCTCCGCCCAAAGTGCTGGGCCACCTTCGCAAGGCATTCCATGTCGAAGTCACCGATCGCATCACCGGCGAGTTTCCCAAGGAATTGACGTCGCATCCGATCTCGGAGATCGAGAGGCTGGTCGCGGCTTAAACCGTCGTGTGGCATATCTCCTCATGGTGAGGAGCGCGGCACGCGCGTCTCGAACCATGAGGCCACATCCTTCGAGACGGCGCTTCGCGCCTCCTCAGGATGAAGGATTAACGCTGCGGCTTAGGTCGTCATCTCTCGCATCGATCGGAAATAGTGCTCGGCGTGCTGGAGGTAATTCTCCGCCACGACCCGGTCTGCCTCGTTGCGGGCGAGGGCCAGATAACGCTCGTAGTTGCGCTGGGCGTTCTGGGGATTGGTTGCCGAGGAGCGGGAGCTCCCGACGGAGTCTGTGGGGCGGGTGTTTTGCGGCCGGGAATTTCGCGAGTTGCTATTGGTCATGCGACTGGTCTGCGGGCGCGGTTGCGCCGTCGCGGGCCGGGAGTCGGAAAAAATTGTCATGTTGGTCCGTATGCGCACCGGCAAAGGCCGTGCGCGTTTCATTCGAAGACTTGTCGAGGGCAGCGCAGTCGACGGGCGCGATGCGGCAAAGGCAGCGATCAGACTTCGATGGGAGCTGGACGTTGGACCAGGCGACTGATCAAGAACACATGTTCAAGATGATGGGCTTAAGCTGACAGAAGCCGGGTCGGATCCAGGTCGACCAAATTAACATAGGAAGACAAAGTGGCGGTTTCAAGTTGCCAAACAGACGGAGCCACATCGGGCTACTCGGCCGGCGCGGTCTTGACGTTGACCTCCACGTCCATCCCGAGTTCGTCGTCGCGCTCGCCCCAATAGGTGCCGAACAGCGGGATGGCCTGGCCTGGAACTCTCGCCACCGCAACGCGGATCAGGTCGCGATTGCCGACAATGCCGTTGGTCGGATCGAACTCGACCCAGCCGGAGCCGGGCACATAGATCTGGCACCAGGCATGGGTCGCTCCGCCGCCCTGCACTGCGGGTCCGTCGCGGTCGGGCACGTAGATATAGCCGGTGATGAAGCGTGCGGCGAAACCGAGCGTGCGTGCGGCTTCGATCATCAGCAGGGCGAAGTCCCGGCAGGTGCCTCTGCGGAGCTCGATCGTGGTGGCGGGACTTTGCGTTCCCGGCGCGGTGCGGCGGGAATACGAGAAGCCATCCGAGATCGCCTCGTTGAGGGTCATCAGCACCTGGCCGGTGGGGTGTTTGGTGCCGCGCATCAGAAACGTGTCCAGCCAGCGGCCGACATGGTCGTCCGGATCGGCAGAGCCGCGCTGAATGTAGGGCGCAAGGTCCGGCGCCTCTTCCGCGTGATAGCTGAAGGGATGCTCTCTTGCGTAGTCCTCGATCCGGAAATCCGGGGCGTTTTCCGGCGTATGATCCAGCTTGATGACGCAATCGAACCGCAGGTGATCGCTGACGCAGTCGAAATCCACCTGCGCGACACAGTTCCCGAATACGTCGTGAAGCCATTTCACCTCGGCAGGCTTCGGCGTGACCTCGAGCGAGAAATTGATCAGCCGCTGGTCGAAACTGTCCCGCGGGCGCGCCATCATCTGGTGCCGGCCCAACCGGACCTGGCGCTTGTAGCGATAGGTCGTCACGTGCCGGACGATGAAGATGGTCATGATGGGTGCAGGTCCTTCCCGCCGTTGGGCGGTGGCCGTCACGGACGGTTCGGCGGGAGCGGCATCCTATCCCCCGATCGGTTGACTGTCATGACGCACCCGGTTGCGCCCTCAGCCTGATTTGGCGTCATTCCCGCGACGTTCTGTCCCTGTCGGCGGACGCCACCTGCGTGAACCCCTCCAGATGGTCCGCAGACGAACAGGAATGCCGAAAAGCCGGAGACAATGATGGCCCTGTTTGAGGAATTCTCGATCCGTGGCGCGATCGAAGGGACAGCTTACGCCCACGCCCAGGGCATTTTCATCGCTTATCCCAATCGCATCGACTGGAAGAAGCGGTACCGGCCGAAGCCGCTGCGCATGCCGGATGACAACGGCATCTACCACAGCGTCAACGAGTTCGAGCAGCGCTACCAGGACATGAAACATCATCACGAGACGATGGTGACGAAGATGCTCGACCGCATCCGCCATCATGCGGCGGGCCGCGCCGTGCTCGCCGAGTTGAAGGAGCGGCAGTCCTATTCGGTGAACATCTTTCCGTTCGACTTCCTGAACTCCAGCGACTGGGCCGCCAATCCCATCGCCTTGACCCAGCCCGTGGCCGTTCCGCAAACCGCCAAGGAGATTGCCCATGACAGGAAACCGCTGGGGACATCGATGTGCGTCGAGGGCTCCTGCTTCGGTTTTCGCCAGGCCTCCAGCGTCGAATTGTTCTACTCGCCGCACCGCGACAGCGAACTTGCGGACGCGGACGGCACGCTGCTGCACGAACTGGTGCATGCGGTGCGCTTTCAGCGCGGCAACTTCCGCAGCAAAGGCAAGGAGGTGAATGGCGGCTACAAGAACCAGGAGGAGTTCTTCGCCAATGTGATCGAGATGATCTACCGGTCCGAGAAGCGGCAATCGATCTTCGATTACCGGTTTCACCCTATCCATGCCGACACGTTTCTCGACAAACCCCTGGTGCCGACCCCGCGCGAATTGCTGACCGCCTTCCGACAGCAGCAGGGCACGTTGTTCGATGCCCTTGTGAGGGTCG is drawn from Bradyrhizobium prioriisuperbiae and contains these coding sequences:
- a CDS encoding metalloregulator ArsR/SmtB family transcription factor, which translates into the protein MDERQAKIAFAALSQETRLRIIRMLVRAGPDGMAAGAIADAAEVSPSNVSFHLKDLEHAGMITARREARSIIYSADYGTLTALIQFLMEDCCAGHPEICTPALATACSPAATKRKRVHT
- a CDS encoding DUF6428 family protein; amino-acid sequence: MPPAANPVSSCCSAPDLPSDISAEISTAVLLGTLAGHAGKALVFYYDGRDVKPSYHVTEVKSGRFHALDCGANPENWDETFIQLWDIVEESHGHMPVAKFLAIMRKVSNVMPFHPDAKLTFEVSDGVAPMQLYKADDIAMDTTTVRVRLNPRPSSCKPRDRWLEQQPSSCCVPRAG
- a CDS encoding MBL fold metallo-hydrolase is translated as MLPANAQTMAQSTAQVAPRASECLAMANTMPRVLPVSLRRTAAVTEEVTITYGGHSTYVIDTPGGVRIATDFSGHYVTGRLPDVVTMNRAHSTHYTRSPDPRIATVLRGWNDDGTPAHIDTRVGDVLIRNVTTDIRRYYSDDAGAAMIRDGNSIFVFEVAGLCIGHLGHLHHKLDESHFAAIGRLDIVMVPIDGTYTMSLDGISEITKRLRASVVLPMHRFMTPLDEFMRRIGQDFAVDVRTSRSLTMSRGALPGAPTVIILDGV
- a CDS encoding transglutaminase family protein — encoded protein: MKIRVGYEMIYDFPQPTPVIMVLGTHFSRASDVIVPDYLTTEPAVQILQYRDGFGNWCSRIMAPAGKMRLTADGIVRDSGQPDIVVAGATQHAVEDLPAETIVYLLGSRYCETDRLSDIAWKLFEKTPPGWKRVQAICDFVHKHIAFGYQHARATKTAWEAFNEGKGVCRDYAHLAIAFCRCMNIPARYCTGYLGDMGTPPPYAPGDFAGWFEAYIGGRWYTFDPRNNIPRIGRILIAQGRDAADVPITQTFGPNKLVRFKVWTDEIVPEAPRTPTMTAA
- a CDS encoding host attachment family protein, producing MTELKAYVPHNALVLVGDGQKALFLRNKGNAHQVQLAVERILEQDNPATREQGTDRPGRSNASVGAARSAMEEVDWHYIAKERFATEIAAALYRRAHANGFDTLVIIAPPKVLGHLRKAFHVEVTDRITGEFPKELTSHPISEIERLVAA
- a CDS encoding DUF4167 domain-containing protein, whose translation is MTNSNSRNSRPQNTRPTDSVGSSRSSATNPQNAQRNYERYLALARNEADRVVAENYLQHAEHYFRSMREMTT
- a CDS encoding transglutaminase family protein codes for the protein MTIFIVRHVTTYRYKRQVRLGRHQMMARPRDSFDQRLINFSLEVTPKPAEVKWLHDVFGNCVAQVDFDCVSDHLRFDCVIKLDHTPENAPDFRIEDYAREHPFSYHAEEAPDLAPYIQRGSADPDDHVGRWLDTFLMRGTKHPTGQVLMTLNEAISDGFSYSRRTAPGTQSPATTIELRRGTCRDFALLMIEAARTLGFAARFITGYIYVPDRDGPAVQGGGATHAWCQIYVPGSGWVEFDPTNGIVGNRDLIRVAVARVPGQAIPLFGTYWGERDDELGMDVEVNVKTAPAE